The sequence below is a genomic window from Longimicrobiaceae bacterium.
TCCGTGCCCGCGGGAACCATCCCGTCAGGGCACCTGCACCAGCGTGGGCTCCATGAAGTAGTCGAAGTCGTGCTCGGAGCTGCGCCACGCGCGCACCCGGTAGATCCGGGCCGGCGCGCCGGGGTCCAGCCGGACCCGCTGCCCTGAGCCCTGCCAGAAGTGGCGCTCGCCGGTGAGCAGCTCCTCCACCTCCCAGGGGTCGTGCGGCCCCATCCCCATGACGTCCAGCGGGAACCAGAGCGTGGCCTCGTGCGCCTGGAAGGGATCCAGGTTCACCGCCATGAAGATGATGTTGCTCCGGTCGGGCGTGGCCTTGCCGTAGAAGAGCACGTGGTCGTCGTCCGCCCCGTAGAAGCGCAGGTTGTCGTACTCCTGGAGTGCGGGGTTGGCGCGGCGCACGGCGTTCAGCCGGGTGATGAGCGGGCGGATGTTCCCCGGCCGGTCCCAGTCCCACGCCTTGATCTCGTACTTCTCCGAGTTCAGGTACTCCTCCTTCCCGGGGGCGAGCGGCGTGTTCTCGCACAGCTCGAAGCCGGAGTAGATCCCGTACACCGACGAGAGCGTGGTCGCCAGCACCGCCCGGATCATGAACGCGGGGCGCCCGCCGTGCTGCAGGAACTCGGGGAGGATGTCCGGCGTGTTGGGGAACAGGTTGCCGCGGAAGTACTCCCGCATGGGCCCCTGCGTGAGCTCCGTGAAGTACTCCGTGATCTCGCCCTTGAAGTTGCGCCAGGTGAAGTAGGTGTAGCTCTGCGTGAACCCCGCCTTCGCCAGGGCGCGCATCATCTTGGGGCGCGTGAACGCCTCGGAGAGGAAGATGGTCTCCGGGTGCTCGCGCTGGACCTCGCGGATCATCCACTCCCAGAACTGCACCGGCTTGGTGTGCGGGTTGTCGACGCGGAAGATCTTCACCCCCCGCTCCACCCAGTGCAGGATGACGTCCCGCCACTCCTCCCACTGCTCCTGCCAGTCCTCGCCGTAGAAGTTGAGCGGGTAGATGTCCTGGTACTTCTTGGGCGGGTTCTCCGCGTACTTGATGGTGCCGTCCGGCCGGACGTAGAACCAGCTCGGGTGCTCCTTCGCGTAGGGGTGGTCCGGCGACACCTGGATGGCAAAGTCCAGCGCGATCTCCAGCCCGTGCTCGCGCGCCGCCTCCACCATGCGGCGGAAGTCGTCCTCGCTCCCCAGCTCCGGGTGGATGGCCTTGTGCCCCCCCTCCTCGCTCCCGATGGCGTAGGGGGAGCCCGGCTGGTCCGGCCCCGCGTTCAGCGTGTTGTTCTTCCCCTTGCGGAACTGCAGGCCGATGGGGTGGATGGGCGGGAAGTACAGCACGTCGAACCCCATGTCGCGCACGTAGGGGAGCTTGGCGATCACGTCGTCCCACGTGCCGTGGCGCGCCGGGTCGTCCGACATGGAGCGCGGGAACAGCTCGTACCAGGCCGCGAAGCGCGCCGCCACCCGGTCGGCCTGCACCGGGAGCTCGCGCTCGTAGCTCGTCAGGTCCGAGCGCTCCTGCCAGCGCTCCATGAGCTCCAGCAGCCCCGCGTCCAGCGCCTCCGCCACCCGCTCCGCCTGCGTCCCCTCGGCCACGCCGCGCAGGTACGACTCGATCCGCTCCCGCTCGGTCCCCTCCGCCCGCCCGGCCGCGGCGCGGATCAGCGCCTCCCCCTCCAGCAGCTCGCTCGCCACGTCCTGCCCGGCGTCGTACTTCTTGCGCGTGTCGGAGGCCCAGGTGCCGAAGGCGTCCGTCCACGCCACCACCGTGAACAGGTAGCGGACGTTCTCCGTGACGGGGAACGAGCCGCCCCAGCGGTCGTTGTCCAGGAAGCGCATGGACGCCTCGCGCCACTCCGTCTCGCGCTCGGTGCGGTAGCGCACCGCCGCGGCGATGGCGTCGTGCCCCTCCTTGAAGATGTCGGCCCGCACCTCCACCACGTCCCCCACCTCCCGCTTCACGGCGTAGCGCCCGCAGTCGAGCTCCGGGTACACGTCTTCGATCACGATCTTCCGGCTGGCGTCGATCCTCGGCGGCATCTGCGTCCCTGGCTGTCGGATTGGCTGGTCGGCTGCGAACGCCGCGGCGGGCCGCAAGGGGTGGGCCACAGACGAAGTGCGGGAGTGCGAGGTGCGAGGTGCGGAGGTCGGGCGGGGGCGCCGTT
It includes:
- a CDS encoding alpha-1,4-glucan--maltose-1-phosphate maltosyltransferase gives rise to the protein MPPRIDASRKIVIEDVYPELDCGRYAVKREVGDVVEVRADIFKEGHDAIAAAVRYRTERETEWREASMRFLDNDRWGGSFPVTENVRYLFTVVAWTDAFGTWASDTRKKYDAGQDVASELLEGEALIRAAAGRAEGTERERIESYLRGVAEGTQAERVAEALDAGLLELMERWQERSDLTSYERELPVQADRVAARFAAWYELFPRSMSDDPARHGTWDDVIAKLPYVRDMGFDVLYFPPIHPIGLQFRKGKNNTLNAGPDQPGSPYAIGSEEGGHKAIHPELGSEDDFRRMVEAAREHGLEIALDFAIQVSPDHPYAKEHPSWFYVRPDGTIKYAENPPKKYQDIYPLNFYGEDWQEQWEEWRDVILHWVERGVKIFRVDNPHTKPVQFWEWMIREVQREHPETIFLSEAFTRPKMMRALAKAGFTQSYTYFTWRNFKGEITEYFTELTQGPMREYFRGNLFPNTPDILPEFLQHGGRPAFMIRAVLATTLSSVYGIYSGFELCENTPLAPGKEEYLNSEKYEIKAWDWDRPGNIRPLITRLNAVRRANPALQEYDNLRFYGADDDHVLFYGKATPDRSNIIFMAVNLDPFQAHEATLWFPLDVMGMGPHDPWEVEELLTGERHFWQGSGQRVRLDPGAPARIYRVRAWRSSEHDFDYFMEPTLVQVP